One Enterobacter asburiae genomic window, ACGAGGGGCTGCCCGCGCGGGAAGCTACCGAGAAATCGATGGGCGAAATCTCCGGCGCGCTGGTCGCCATTGCGCTGGTGCTCTCTGCAGTATTCCTGCCGATGGCCTTCTTCGGCGGCTCCACCGGGGTGATTTACCGTCAGTTCTCGGTCACCATTATTTCGGCGATGTTCCTCTCCGTGGTGGTGGCGTTGACCCTGACGCCCGCGCTTTGCGGCTCGATCCTGAGCCACACGACGCCGCACAAAAAGGGCTTCTTCGGCGCGTTTAACCGCTTCTACAGCAGGACAGAGCGCGGCTATCAGAACAAGGTGCTGCGCGCTCTGCGCCGTTCCGGCGGCATGCTGGTCATCTACGCCCTGCTCTGCGGCGCGATGGGCTTCGCCATGCTGAAGCTGCCGGGCAGCTTCCTGCCGACGGAAGACCAGGGTGAAATCATGGTGCAGTACACCCTGCCAGCAGGCGCGACGACGGTGCGTACCGCCGAAGTCAGCCGCCAGGTGCGCGAATGGTTCCTCACCAAAGAGAAAGCCAACACCAACGTTATCTTCACCATTGAAGGCTTCAGCTTCAGCGGCAGCGGCCAGAATGCCGGGATGGCGTTTGTCTCCCTGAAAAACTGGTCAGAGCGTAAAGGCGATGAAAATACCGCGCAGGCCATCGCCCTGCGCGCCACGCAGGAGCTAAGCACCATCCGCGATGCGACCATCTTTGCCATGACGCCGCCTGCGGTGGACGGCCTGGGCCAGAGCAACGGCTTTACCTTTGAGCTGATGGCCAGCGGCGGCACCGACCGCGACGCGCTGCTGAAGCTGCGTAACCAGCTGATTGGCGAAGCCAACCAGGACAGCTCGCTGCACGCCGTGCGCGCCAACGATCTGCCGCAGATGCCGCAGCTTCAGGTGGATATCGACAACAACAAGGCCGTGTCGCTGGGGCTGTCCCTGAGCGACGTTACCGATACCCTCTCCAGCGCCTGGGGCGGGACCTATGTGAATGATTTTATCGACCGCGGCCGCGTGAAAAAGGTCTACATCCAGGGCGACAGCGACTATCGCGCCGTGCCGTCCGATCTCAACAAATGGTATGTGCGCGGCAGCGACAGCACCATGACCCCGTTCTCCGCCTTCGCCACCACCCGCTGGGAGTATGGTCCGGAAAGCCTGGTGCGCTACAACGGCTCGGCGGCGTATGAGATTCAGGGCGAAAACGCCAGCGGCGCAAGCTCCGGCACGGCGATGAGCAAAATGGAGCAGCTGGCGAATAATCTGCCGTCCGGCAGCACCTGGGCGTGGAGCGGTTTGTCGTTGCAGGAAAAACTGGCGAGCGGTCAGGCGATGAGCCTCTATGCCCTCTCCATCCTGGTCGTGTTCCTGTGCCTGGCGGCGCTGTATGAAAGCTGGTCAGTGCCGATTTCGGTCATTCTGGTGATCCCGCTTGGCGTGCTGGGCGCGGCCGTCGCCGCCTCCCTGCGCGGCCTGAACAACGACGTCTATTTCCAGGTGGCGCTGCTCACCACCATTGGCCTGTCGTCGAAGAACGCCATCCTGATTGTCGAGTTTGCCGAAGCCAAAGTCGCGGAAGGGTACTCCCTGACCCGCGCCGCGCTGCGAGCCGCCCAGACGCGCCTGCGTCCGATCGTCATGACCTCGCTGGCGTTTATCGCAGGGGTGACGCCGCTGGCCGTGGCAACCGGGGCAGGCGCCAACAGCCGCGTGGCTATCGGTACCGGCATTATCGGCGGGACGCTGGCCGCGACGCTGCTGGCGAT contains:
- a CDS encoding efflux RND transporter permease subunit, producing MFSRFFVRRPVFAWVIAILIMLAGMLAIRTLPVAQYPDVAPPSIKISATYTGASAQTLENSVTQVIEQQLTGLDNLLYFTSTSSSDGSVSINVTFEQGTDPDTAQVQVQNKVQQAESRLPTEVQQSGITVEKSQSNFLLIMGVYDKTDAASSSDIADWLVSNMQDPLARVEGVGSLQVFGAEYAMRIWLDPAKLASYSLMPSDVQSAIEAQNVQVSAGKIGALPSSNAQQLTATVRAQSRLQTVDQFKNIIVKSQSSGAVVHISDVARVEMGSEDYTATAKLNGHPAAGMAVMLSPGANALNTATAVKDKIAEFKKSMPEGYDVAYPKDSTEFIKISVEDVIQTLFEAIILVVVVMYLFLQNIRATLIPALAVPVVLLGTFGVLALFGYSINTLTLFAMVLAIGLLVDDAIVVVENVERIMRDEGLPAREATEKSMGEISGALVAIALVLSAVFLPMAFFGGSTGVIYRQFSVTIISAMFLSVVVALTLTPALCGSILSHTTPHKKGFFGAFNRFYSRTERGYQNKVLRALRRSGGMLVIYALLCGAMGFAMLKLPGSFLPTEDQGEIMVQYTLPAGATTVRTAEVSRQVREWFLTKEKANTNVIFTIEGFSFSGSGQNAGMAFVSLKNWSERKGDENTAQAIALRATQELSTIRDATIFAMTPPAVDGLGQSNGFTFELMASGGTDRDALLKLRNQLIGEANQDSSLHAVRANDLPQMPQLQVDIDNNKAVSLGLSLSDVTDTLSSAWGGTYVNDFIDRGRVKKVYIQGDSDYRAVPSDLNKWYVRGSDSTMTPFSAFATTRWEYGPESLVRYNGSAAYEIQGENASGASSGTAMSKMEQLANNLPSGSTWAWSGLSLQEKLASGQAMSLYALSILVVFLCLAALYESWSVPISVILVIPLGVLGAAVAASLRGLNNDVYFQVALLTTIGLSSKNAILIVEFAEAKVAEGYSLTRAALRAAQTRLRPIVMTSLAFIAGVTPLAVATGAGANSRVAIGTGIIGGTLAATLLAIFFVPLFFVLVKRLFSGKHANRRS